A genome region from Acropora muricata isolate sample 2 unplaced genomic scaffold, ASM3666990v1 scaffold_725, whole genome shotgun sequence includes the following:
- the LOC136907014 gene encoding uncharacterized protein, whose amino-acid sequence MHNGELKIYKVKSTQETLNMSTMQWLYIGVDVGGTNTDAVVLRKKEVLCSAKVPTTEDVTSGISEAIQSALSQLPEDYQPNPTQHVARVNIGTTHFVNAVVQRKFLTKVAVLRLCGPATRAIPPLCDFPADLRNVVGGMHFFLNGGFQYDCSCITDVDEEEVKRIANKVHLAGIRNAVIVGVFSPASKEQEVKVAEIIRSAHPDMSLTLSHEVGLIGLLERENAAVLNESLKPLCKKTVAAFCEALRTLGLKCPFYLTQNDGTIISAEQALHLPVLTFASGPTNSMRGAAFLSGVQDAIVIDIGGTTTDVGVLKGGFPRQASARVKIGGVNTNFQMPDVLSVGLGGGSVIEQTQEAITVGPSSVAYKLMTEALVFGGKIITSTDIAVAFGLCEIGDKERTKDIPEVIKDGAMAEIKKKIEAAIDLVKFSSEDQPVILVGGGSVLLDLSQALKGASRVFCPPNYQVANAVGAALSKVSGTFDHVVPLKNTTREKAWEVAERGAHKRAVEAGADEQTLEVIDKDEVPLAYLPGNVVRFYLKMVGDLAECKANSIEELAEMGLKISSILSSEKLSPFKEVSEEAQQSSAQDDDAIVFSDPYVDPATGDWILNKFDIECIAIGAGIMGCGGGGSPYLGRLRALELIKNKKEIRVVHPNRLGSTPELTGNVITPAFMGAPVILIEKLFSGRESISAAEAASAILRAGGAVNEQDNGDGIREAKDVQDWMSSKSELESKSKVVAVVCAEIGGANSIEPLVAGAELGLPIVDADGMGRAFPELQMFLPFVYGSLPYPAAVGDEKGNVVALTFAETPKHLEGFLRIKTVEMGCMVGFAFVLDWKDVQEKCALHTLSRTWRLGNTVLRARHNKASPVDSILQHENGKLLIVGKIADVSRVTEGAFNKGKLKLEGSGKFIDQSLSIEFQNENYVAFVAKPDGTKSILATVPDLISLVDEDTGQPITTEEVRYGLRVAVVAMPCSSLWNTPEGLAAGGPMAFGYQDVVYSPVDSYEEHPPIPRA is encoded by the exons AACCCAATCCAACTCAACATGTAGCAAGGGTAAACATTGGCACCACTCATTTTGTGAATGCTGTTGTCCAGAGGAAGTTCCTCACCAAAGTGGCTGTGCTAAGGTTGTGTGGGCCAGCAACTAGAGCCATTCCACCTTTGTGTGATTTCCCTGCTGATCTGAGGAATGTTGTTGGTGGAATGCACTTTTTCCTCAATGGAGGATTTCAGTATGACTGTTCATGTATAACTGATGTTGATGAAGAAGAAGTGAAGAGGATTGCTAACAAAGTACACTTAGCAG GAATAAGAAATGCTGTCATTGTTGGAGTTTTCTCTCCTGCTTCTAAAGAACAAGAAGTTAAAGTAGCTGAGATTATCAGATCTGCCCATCCTGATATGAGTCTGACACTTTCTCATGAAGTGGGCTTGATAGGCTTGCTAGAGCGGGAGAATGCAGCTGTTCTTAATGAGAGTCTAAAGCCACTTTGCAAAAAGACTGTGGCAGCATTTTGTGAGGCTTTGAGAACCCTTGGCTTGAAATGTCCCTTTTATCTCACACAGAATGATGGCACCATAATAAG TGCTGAGCAAGCTCTACACCTTCCTGTGTTAACATTTGCATCAGGCCCAACAAACAGCATGCGAGGAGCAGCATTCCTGTCAGGTGTGCAAGATGCAATAGTGATTGACATTGGAGGAACCACTACTGATGTAGGAGTACTTAAAGGGGGATTCCCAAGACAAGCTTCTGCAAGAGTTAAG ATTGGAGGAGTCAACACCAACTTCCAAATGCCCGATGTGCTAAGTGTGGGACTTGGAGGAGGATCAGTCATAGAACAGACGCAG GAGGCAATCACTGTTGGCCCATCTAGCGTTGCATACAAGTTGATGACTGAAGCTTTGGTGTTTGGAGGGAAGATAATAACATCTACTGACATAGCTGTTGCTTTTGGCCTCTGTGAGATTGGAGATAAGGAAAGAACTAAGGACATTCCAGAGGTTATTAAGGATGGAGCAATGGCGGAGATCAAGAAAAAGATTGAAGCTGCAATTGACTTGGTCAAG TTCAGCAGTGAGGACCAGCCTGTCATCCTTGTTGGTGGAGGGAGTGTTCTTCTGGATTTGTCACAGGCATTGAAAGGAGCATCAAGAGTATTTTGTCCTCCAAACTATCAG GTTGCAAATGCTGTTGGCGCTGCCTTAAGTAAAGTCAGTGGTACATTTGATCATGTTGTCCCTTTGAAAAACACAACCCGTGAAAAAGCGTGGGAGGTGGCCGAGCGAGGGGCGCATAAAAGAGCAGTGGAGGCTGGAGCTGACGAACAAACCTTGGAAGTTATCGACAAAGATGAGGTTCCGCTGGCTTATCTACCTGGAAATGTAGTACGATTTTACTTGAAAATGGTTGGAGATTTGGCTGAGTGCAAAGCAAACAGCATTGAGGAATTAGCGGAGATGG GATTAAAGATATCTAGCATCTTATCGAGTGAAAAACTTTCACCtttcaaagaagtctctgaagAGGCACAGCAGTCGAGCGCACAAGACGACGACGCCATTGTGTTCAGTGATCCGTATGTAGACCCGGCAACAGGTGACTGGATTCTGAACAAATTTGATATCGAGTGTATCGCCATCGGAGCAGGTATCATGGGCTGTGGTGGAGGAGGCAGTCCTTATCTTGGGAGACTGAGAGCGCTGGAGCTCATTAAGAATAAGAAGGAGATTCGTGTAGTGCATCCGAACAG ACTAGGATCAACTCCTGAATTGACGGGTAACGTAATAACTCCAGCCTTCATGGGTGCCCCTGTTATCTTGATTGAGAAGCTTTTTAGTGGACGAGAAAGTATCTCAGCTGCGGAGGCAGCTTCAGCAATTTTAAGGGCTGGTGGTGCTGTTAATGAACAAGACAATGGGGATGGAATCAGGGAAGCGAAAGATGTTCAAGACTGGATGTCTTCTAAAAGTGAG CTTGAATCAAAAAGTAAAGTCGTCGCAGTCGTGTGTGCTGAGATAGGAGGTGCCAACTCTATTGAACCCTTAGTGGCTGGTGCAGAACTGGGACTCCCCATTGTAGACGCAGATGGCATGGGGCGAGCTTTTCCTGAGCTGCAGATGTTTTTGCCGTTTGTTTATGGCAGCCTGCCATACCCTGCAGCTGTGGGGGATGAGAAAGGAAACGTGGTTGCGTTGACCTTTGCAGAAACGCCAAAGCACTTGGAAGGCTTTCTAAGGATTAAAACAGTAGAGATGGG CTGTATGGTTGGCTTTGCATTTGTcctcgattggaaagatgtgcaAGAAAAATGTGCTTTGCATACCTTGAGTAGAACATGGCGCCTGGGGAACACTGTGCTTCGTGCAAGACACAACAAGGCGTCCCCCGTTGATAGTATTCTTCAGCACGAAAATGGGAAACTTTTAATTGTTGGCAAG ATCGCTGATGTTAGCCGCGTAACTGAAGGCGCCTTTAACAAGGGAAAGTTAAAGCTTGAGGGCTCAGGGAAATTTATCGATCAAAGCCTCAGCATAGAATTTCAGAATGAAAACTACGTGGCGTTCGTCGCCAAACCTGACGGAACTAAGAGTATTCTGGCCACAGTTCCTGATCTGATCTCCTTAGTTGATGAAGATACAGGccagccaatcacaacagagGAGGTCCGTTATGGTCTCCGTGTCGCTGTAGTCGCCATGCCCTGCTCTTCATTGTGGAACACGCCGGAGGGATTGGCAGCTGGTGGTCCGATGGCGTTTGGTTATCAAGATGTTGTTTACAGCCCTGTGGACTCATATGAGGAGCACCCTCCCATTCCTAGAGCctga